The Streptomyces achromogenes DNA segment GCACCCGGCAGGCAGGCAGCCGGTCAGCGGCACCGGCCATCGGCCGGCTGACCTGCCACCTGCCACCTGCCACCTGCCACCTGCCACCTGCCGTCGCAGGACCGCCGATCGGCCGCAGGTCGACACCGGTCGACACCGGTCGACACCGGTCGACACCGGTCGACACCGGTCGACACCGGTCGACACCGGTCGGCCAGTTGTCGCAGACATCGCTCCGGCCCGGTGCGGGGTACGCCTCGCACCGGGCCGGTTCCAGTCGAGGAGTACGTGAGATGGGACTGACCGCGAAGATCCGCACGCGGGACGGATGGGCCGTGTCGCACGCGGTCGTCACGGTGACCGACATGACGGGCGGACAGGTGCTGCGCGCCGAGGCCGACGCGGAAGGGGCCGTGCGGGACGCGACCGCACTCGCCCCCGGGGCCTACACGGTGATCGTCACCGCCGTCGGGTACGCACCCGCGGCCTCCAGCGCGATCGTCACGGCGAGCGGAAGGGCGGAGGTCGGGACCGTGACCCTGGCCCGGCAGGGCGGTTCGGAGCTGCCCCCGCCCGGCCCCTGGACCGTCGACCCGGCGCACTCCGCCGTCGGCGCGGTCGCCCAGCACCTGGGCATCTCCAGCGTGCACGGCAGGTTCACGGAGTTCGCGGCGGCCGTCGAGGTCGCCCCGGACGACGTCACGAAGTCCCGGGTGGAGGCGGTGATCCGGGCGGCCTCCATCGACACCGGCAACGCGGTGCGCGACGCCCATCTGCGCTCGGCCGACTTCCTGGACGTCGAGCGGTACCCGGAGATCGTCTACCGCTCGGACGGACTGACCCCGGCCGGCCCCGACCGCTGGACGGTCCACGGCGAGCTGACCATGCGCGGCGTCGCCCGCCCCGTGGAGCTGGACCTGGCCTACCTCGGCACGGGCTCCGACCCGTGGGGCGGCACCCGGGCCGCCTTCCGCGCGACCGCGCAGCTGCGGCGCGAGGACTTCGCCATGAACTACAACCAGGTCGTCCAGGCCGGCATCGCGGCCATCGGGACGACGCTGAAGGTGGAGCTGGACGTCCAGGCGGTGCAGGGGGACGCGCTGCCGCAGCTCGAGGCCTAGCGACGGGCAGCCGCACGACGACGACGGCCACGGGCACCGCGACCGCCACAGGCGTACGCACCGCAGGGTCAGCCGGGCGGGGCGTCCCGCGGCCTAGGCTGAGGGCATGGCACCGAACATCGCGACGAACACCACGGTCTCCCTGGACGAGCTGCTGGACTTCGTCCGTCCACGCCACCGTGCGATCCTGCTGACCCGGCGTGCCGACGGCGGCCCGCAGGCCTCACCGCTGACCTGCGGGGTCGACGACTCGGGGCGCATCGTCGTCTCCACGTATCCCGAGCGGGCCAAGACGCGCAACGCCAAGCGGGACACGCGCGTCGGCGTCCTCGTGCTCAGCGACGACTGGAACGGGCCGTGGGTCCAGATCGACGGCGCCGCCGAGGTGGTCGACGCCCCCGACTCCGTCGAACCGCTCGTGGAGTACTACCGCAACATCGCCGGCGAGCACCCCGACTGGGACGAGTACCGCCGGGCCATGCGCAAGCAGGGCAAGTCGATCATCCGGATCACTCCGGAGCGGTGGGGCCCGGTGGCCACCGGCGGCTTCCCGGCACGCCTGGTCACCGGCGCCGACGAGTAGGCCGGCCCGGACGACCAGGCCGAGTAGACCAAGCAGGCCGAGCAGGCCGAGCAGGCCGGATCCCGGCGGAGGGCGGGGCGCCGCCGGGTGTGGTCCGTCAGCCGCGCTCGGCCATCGCCTCGATGCCCGCGATCAGCAGGTCCAGGGCGAATGCGAAGTCGCGCTCCCACATCTCCTCGACCGTGTCGTCGCCGCGCGCCGCCATGATGTCTCCGGCCTCCTTGACCACTTCGGCGGCCGGCGGGACCTGGCCGGCCTCGCTCATCGCGCGGCGGAAGTAGTCGTCCGGGGTCATGCCGACGGCCGTGCAGCGGGCGAGGAAGTGGCCCTCGATGGTGCCGAAGCCGTACACGAACTGGAAGACGGCGGCGATGGCCGCCCCGAGGCCGCGCGTCGGGATCCCGGTGCGGCGGACGACGCGCTGGACGACGCGGGAGAAGGCGAGGTGTTCGGGGCCGACGTTGAGGAACGTGCCGGCCAGCGGCGACAGCCAGGGATGCCGGACCAGCAGGTCGCGGTAGGCCCGGGCGAGCGCGCGCAGCTGGTCGCGCCAGTCAACGTCGTCGTCCGCCGGATCGGGCAGCAGCTCCGACAACTCGCCGAAGGCGGCGTCCAGGGCGAGTTCGAGCAGGTCGTCCTTGGTGTCGACGTACCAGTAGACGGACATCGCCGTCACGTTCAGCTCGGCCGCCAGCCGCCGCATGGAGAACCCGGCCAGCCCCTCGGCGTCCAGCAGCCGCACGGCGGCCTCGGTGATCCGGTCCCGGTCGAGTCCGGAGAGCTGACCCCCGCCGCGGCCCCGGCGACGCGCTTTGCCTTCCAGCCACACGCTGGTGTGCGCGGCGGGATCCTTGGCGGTCTCGGCCATCGCGCGGCACCTTCCTGAACTCCCGGTCACTGGGGACGATGCTAAGCGGTGGCCGGCGTTCCGCAGGAGGGCGGGGCCCCGCCCGGGCTGGGGATTCGACCGTCCCGGAAGACGGGGACAGGGCGGTGGCGCCGCGCCACCGCCCTGTCCCCGCGAACCCGCTTCCTCGGACCCGTCCTCGTGGCCCTCGTCAGCTGCTCGCCTTCCGGGTCAGGTCGTAGAAGGTGGACGAACCGACCGTCACCTTCTTGAAGTTGGCCTCGACCCAGGAGGTGATCTGCGAGGACGTGCCGTTGCTGCTGCCGCCCATGCCCCCGCCCATGCCCCCGCCGGAACCGC contains these protein-coding regions:
- a CDS encoding YceI family protein gives rise to the protein MGLTAKIRTRDGWAVSHAVVTVTDMTGGQVLRAEADAEGAVRDATALAPGAYTVIVTAVGYAPAASSAIVTASGRAEVGTVTLARQGGSELPPPGPWTVDPAHSAVGAVAQHLGISSVHGRFTEFAAAVEVAPDDVTKSRVEAVIRAASIDTGNAVRDAHLRSADFLDVERYPEIVYRSDGLTPAGPDRWTVHGELTMRGVARPVELDLAYLGTGSDPWGGTRAAFRATAQLRREDFAMNYNQVVQAGIAAIGTTLKVELDVQAVQGDALPQLEA
- a CDS encoding PPOX class F420-dependent oxidoreductase, which gives rise to MAPNIATNTTVSLDELLDFVRPRHRAILLTRRADGGPQASPLTCGVDDSGRIVVSTYPERAKTRNAKRDTRVGVLVLSDDWNGPWVQIDGAAEVVDAPDSVEPLVEYYRNIAGEHPDWDEYRRAMRKQGKSIIRITPERWGPVATGGFPARLVTGADE
- a CDS encoding TetR/AcrR family transcriptional regulator, which encodes MAETAKDPAAHTSVWLEGKARRRGRGGGQLSGLDRDRITEAAVRLLDAEGLAGFSMRRLAAELNVTAMSVYWYVDTKDDLLELALDAAFGELSELLPDPADDDVDWRDQLRALARAYRDLLVRHPWLSPLAGTFLNVGPEHLAFSRVVQRVVRRTGIPTRGLGAAIAAVFQFVYGFGTIEGHFLARCTAVGMTPDDYFRRAMSEAGQVPPAAEVVKEAGDIMAARGDDTVEEMWERDFAFALDLLIAGIEAMAERG